Proteins from a single region of Phreatobacter oligotrophus:
- a CDS encoding ABC transporter substrate-binding protein, producing the protein MIIRRHFLMGAGLAAGALSAPSVLRAQERVIKMGSLRLIHSMPPHFYERFAPAGTKIEIITFDSPTDGKNAVVTKSVDFGAFGIAAATLGRAAGEPVVVVGAFSNKGMGVVSKAGSDVKTVKDLKGKRVGIWPGSTQEVFIMERLRMEGLSIRDVTAVRVPFGEMHAMLSRGDIDAYVGAEPGPGLSISSGVGQLVEYPYGTAMGGLNMVFATHEDTVSGKPALVRDALTIHRRAVEFMLANKPAVAEMTVQRLGANRAAVDHALAANNVEYAWKLDETVLKQARTYAEQMLSLRQIRQLPDFDKFLNPTFSNQIATA; encoded by the coding sequence ATGATCATTCGTCGTCACTTCCTCATGGGCGCCGGCCTCGCCGCTGGCGCGCTCTCGGCTCCCTCGGTGCTGCGCGCCCAGGAGCGCGTCATCAAGATGGGCTCGCTGAGGCTCATCCATTCGATGCCGCCGCACTTCTACGAGCGCTTCGCGCCGGCTGGGACCAAGATCGAGATCATCACCTTCGACTCACCCACCGACGGCAAGAACGCCGTCGTCACCAAGTCGGTCGATTTCGGCGCCTTCGGCATCGCCGCGGCGACGCTCGGCCGGGCGGCCGGCGAGCCGGTCGTCGTGGTCGGCGCCTTCTCCAACAAGGGCATGGGCGTCGTCTCCAAGGCGGGCTCCGACGTCAAGACCGTCAAGGACCTCAAGGGCAAGCGCGTCGGCATCTGGCCGGGTTCGACCCAGGAGGTCTTCATCATGGAGCGCCTGCGCATGGAGGGGCTGTCGATCCGCGACGTCACCGCGGTTCGCGTGCCCTTCGGCGAGATGCACGCCATGCTGTCGCGCGGTGACATCGACGCCTATGTCGGCGCGGAGCCGGGTCCGGGCCTGTCCATCTCCTCGGGCGTCGGTCAGCTGGTCGAGTATCCCTATGGCACCGCCATGGGCGGCCTGAACATGGTCTTCGCCACCCATGAGGACACGGTGAGCGGCAAGCCGGCCCTGGTGCGGGACGCGCTGACGATCCATCGCAGGGCGGTCGAGTTCATGCTCGCCAACAAGCCGGCCGTGGCCGAGATGACGGTGCAGCGCCTGGGCGCCAACCGTGCGGCTGTCGACCATGCGCTGGCGGCGAACAATGTCGAATATGCGTGGAAGCTCGACGAAACCGTGCTCAAGCAGGCCCGGACCTATGCCGAGCAGATGCTGTCGCTGCGCCAGATCCGTCAGCTGCCTGACTTCGACAAGTTCCTGAACCCGACCTTCTCGAACCAGATCGCGACCGCCTGA
- a CDS encoding GntR family transcriptional regulator yields MHAMTDIPLAPRGRNTRSEELQTRLAEAIVSGRLKPGAPLDEAQIAAEFSVSRTPVREALRQLSSSGLVDIRPHRGAVVAKPDHDQLRDMFAVMGELEGVAAGLCAVKMDRAERAGLEELHRAMARLVHDGDLDAYSAANITFHVTIYRGSHNTYLAEMASATRRRLAPFRRAQFEGRDRLARSHHEHDQVVQAIQRGDAERAAAAMRDHIGLSARAWETIVALGPT; encoded by the coding sequence ATGCACGCGATGACCGACATTCCGCTCGCCCCGCGCGGCCGCAACACCCGCTCCGAAGAACTGCAAACCCGGCTCGCCGAGGCCATCGTCTCCGGCCGCCTCAAGCCGGGCGCGCCGCTGGACGAGGCGCAGATCGCGGCGGAGTTCTCGGTGTCGCGCACGCCGGTGCGCGAGGCGCTGCGGCAGCTGTCCTCCTCCGGGCTTGTCGATATCCGGCCACATCGGGGCGCCGTCGTCGCCAAGCCCGATCATGACCAGCTGCGCGACATGTTCGCGGTGATGGGCGAGCTCGAGGGGGTAGCGGCCGGACTCTGCGCGGTGAAGATGGATCGCGCCGAACGCGCCGGACTGGAGGAGTTGCACCGCGCCATGGCGCGGCTCGTCCACGATGGCGACCTCGACGCCTATAGCGCCGCCAACATCACCTTCCACGTCACCATCTATCGTGGCTCGCACAACACTTATCTCGCCGAGATGGCCTCGGCGACGCGGCGACGCCTCGCGCCCTTCCGGCGCGCGCAGTTCGAGGGGCGGGACCGCCTCGCCCGCTCGCACCACGAGCACGACCAGGTGGTCCAGGCGATCCAGCGCGGCGATGCCGAGCGCGCCGCCGCGGCCATGCGCGACCATATCGGGCTCTCCGCCCGGGCCTGGGAGACGATCGTCGCTCTCGGCCCGACATGA
- a CDS encoding DUF2125 domain-containing protein encodes MRFRTFAIPVIIVALAIGAWSAIWSWGAGRAEDAIQRWLTAEAANGRVITCGERSSGGYPFRMEITCVKPTVELRDEARPYQTYRFERLKVVSQIWSPGHVISEWTGPMTVVTEGDPSVTRATWRLAQASAQLAIGGYDSSSVVIDDLEVVRDGAVLVKTPRAEFHTRPNRGDPVSVDVVAKFNAASFGLRPMAPVDAEIQFVARKLLRNASRPQPLPLRQWVAAGGAVELVLLRLVQGQALAVAKGNVRLTPDGRPDGEIELRAVNLEQVLQATGVTANLGPLAAGAITMASRPTEVEGRNGRLFTLRATDGRLQIGPLRIGLPALLP; translated from the coding sequence ATGCGTTTCAGGACCTTCGCGATTCCCGTGATCATCGTCGCCCTCGCCATTGGCGCCTGGAGCGCCATCTGGTCCTGGGGCGCCGGGCGCGCCGAGGATGCCATCCAGCGCTGGCTGACGGCCGAGGCCGCCAATGGCCGCGTCATCACCTGCGGCGAACGTAGCAGCGGCGGCTATCCGTTCCGCATGGAGATCACCTGCGTGAAGCCGACGGTGGAGTTGCGCGATGAGGCGCGGCCCTACCAGACCTATCGCTTCGAGCGGCTCAAGGTCGTCTCGCAGATCTGGAGCCCCGGCCACGTCATCTCCGAATGGACCGGCCCGATGACCGTGGTGACCGAGGGCGACCCCTCCGTGACGCGTGCCACGTGGCGCCTCGCCCAGGCCTCGGCCCAACTCGCCATCGGCGGCTACGACAGTTCGAGCGTCGTCATCGACGACCTCGAAGTGGTGCGCGACGGTGCGGTGCTGGTGAAGACGCCGCGCGCGGAGTTCCACACCCGCCCGAACCGCGGCGATCCGGTCAGCGTCGATGTCGTGGCCAAATTCAACGCCGCGAGCTTCGGCCTGCGGCCCATGGCGCCGGTGGACGCCGAGATCCAGTTCGTCGCACGCAAGCTGCTGCGCAACGCCAGCCGGCCGCAGCCGCTGCCGCTGCGCCAGTGGGTGGCGGCCGGTGGCGCGGTCGAACTCGTGCTGCTGCGCCTCGTCCAGGGCCAGGCGCTGGCCGTCGCCAAGGGCAATGTCCGGCTGACGCCCGACGGGCGTCCTGACGGCGAGATCGAACTGCGCGCCGTGAACCTGGAGCAGGTGCTTCAGGCGACGGGCGTCACCGCCAATCTCGGCCCGCTGGCTGCAGGCGCCATCACCATGGCGAGCCGGCCCACCGAGGTGGAGGGTCGCAACGGACGTCTCTTCACCCTTCGCGCCACGGACGGGCGGCTGCAGATCGGGCCGCTGCGGATCGGTCTGCCGGCCCTCCTGCCCTGA
- a CDS encoding gamma-glutamylcyclotransferase → MEQQSGDLWVFGYGSLMWRPGFDFVERWPARLIGLHRSLCVYSHHHRGTPEKPGLVLGLDRGGACRGMAFRVEAATAGATIAYLREREQVTSVYIEAWRNVTLERPDGARVRALTYLVDRGHPQYAGRLDRERQLHMVRQGHGHSGANPDYVVNTVKAIEDLGFRDADLHWLAAQLR, encoded by the coding sequence ATGGAACAGCAATCCGGCGATCTCTGGGTTTTCGGCTATGGCTCGCTCATGTGGCGGCCCGGCTTCGACTTCGTCGAGCGCTGGCCGGCCCGCCTGATCGGCCTCCATCGCTCGCTCTGCGTCTATTCGCACCATCACCGCGGCACGCCGGAAAAGCCCGGCCTGGTGCTCGGTCTCGATCGTGGCGGCGCCTGCCGCGGCATGGCCTTCCGCGTCGAGGCGGCAACAGCCGGGGCCACCATCGCCTATCTGCGTGAGCGCGAGCAGGTGACCTCCGTCTATATCGAGGCCTGGCGGAACGTCACGCTGGAACGTCCCGATGGCGCGCGGGTCAGGGCGCTGACCTATCTCGTTGATCGCGGCCATCCCCAGTATGCCGGCCGCCTCGACCGCGAGCGGCAGCTGCACATGGTCCGGCAGGGCCATGGCCATTCCGGCGCCAATCCGGACTACGTGGTCAATACGGTGAAGGCTATCGAGGATCTCGGCTTCCGCGACGCCGACCTGCACTGGCTCGCCGCGCAGCTGCGCTGA
- a CDS encoding ubiquinone biosynthesis hydroxylase — protein sequence MTEPVSAAERSSVLIAGGGLAGLSLAMALKTALGRGFAVHVVDPAIATAPADQGRASAFAAAARRMFEATGVWDAIAPQAQPILDMVVTDSRTMDVVRPVFLTFAGEIAPGEPFAHMAPNATVTGALWDRAKELGVGMIASTVTSFEAEDGVTRVTLANGTVVETPLLVACDGGRSRIREMAGIRTVGWDYGQSGVVCTVSHEYDHEGRAEEHFLPAGPFAILPLTGRRSSIVWTEETGRAERLCRLPRELFQDELESRFGHKLGAVTVLDKPAAYPLKLQVARDFVGPRLALVGDAAHVIHPIAGQGINMGFRDVAALVECVADAARLGLDHGAADVLARYQRWRRFDTALMGATTDGLNRLFSNGSQPLRFVRDLGLGLVDRMPGLKGFFMRQAAGIVGDVPKLLRGQLP from the coding sequence ATGACCGAACCCGTTTCTGCCGCCGAGCGCAGCTCCGTCCTCATCGCCGGCGGGGGCCTTGCCGGCCTGTCGCTGGCCATGGCCCTCAAGACCGCCCTGGGGCGGGGCTTTGCGGTCCATGTGGTCGACCCCGCCATCGCAACCGCGCCCGCCGATCAGGGCCGGGCCTCGGCCTTCGCCGCAGCGGCGCGCCGGATGTTCGAGGCCACCGGGGTCTGGGACGCCATTGCTCCGCAGGCCCAGCCGATCCTCGACATGGTGGTCACCGACAGCCGCACGATGGACGTGGTGCGGCCGGTCTTCCTCACCTTCGCCGGCGAGATCGCACCCGGCGAGCCCTTCGCCCATATGGCGCCGAACGCCACCGTCACCGGCGCGCTCTGGGACCGCGCCAAGGAGCTGGGCGTCGGCATGATCGCCTCGACGGTCACCAGTTTCGAGGCGGAGGACGGTGTCACCCGCGTGACCCTCGCCAATGGCACCGTGGTCGAGACGCCGCTGCTGGTCGCCTGCGACGGTGGCCGCTCGCGCATCCGCGAGATGGCCGGCATCCGCACCGTCGGCTGGGACTATGGCCAGTCCGGTGTCGTCTGCACCGTGTCTCACGAATACGACCATGAAGGCCGGGCGGAAGAGCATTTCCTGCCCGCCGGACCTTTTGCCATCCTGCCGCTCACCGGCCGGCGCTCGTCCATTGTCTGGACCGAGGAAACGGGCCGGGCGGAGCGGCTCTGCCGCCTGCCGCGCGAACTCTTCCAGGACGAGCTCGAAAGCCGCTTCGGCCACAAGCTGGGCGCGGTCACGGTGCTCGACAAGCCCGCTGCCTATCCGCTGAAACTGCAGGTGGCGCGCGACTTCGTCGGGCCGCGGCTCGCTCTCGTCGGCGATGCCGCCCATGTCATCCACCCGATCGCCGGCCAGGGCATCAACATGGGTTTCCGCGACGTGGCGGCACTGGTCGAATGCGTCGCCGACGCGGCCCGGCTCGGCCTCGACCACGGCGCTGCCGACGTGCTCGCCCGCTACCAGCGCTGGCGGCGCTTCGACACGGCCCTGATGGGGGCGACGACGGACGGACTGAACCGCCTGTTCTCCAACGGCTCGCAGCCGCTGCGCTTCGTGCGCGATCTCGGCCTCGGTCTGGTCGACCGGATGCCGGGCCTCAAGGGCTTCTTCATGCGCCAGGCCGCTGGCATCGTCGGCGACGTCCCGAAGCTGTTGCGCGGCCAGCTGCCCTGA
- a CDS encoding cold-shock protein, with amino-acid sequence MSMTGTVKFFNTEKGYGFIKPDDGGKDIFVHISAVQRSGLASLAEGQKLSFELEPDKRGKGPKAVNLAVRG; translated from the coding sequence ATGTCGATGACGGGGACCGTCAAGTTCTTCAACACCGAGAAAGGCTATGGCTTCATCAAACCCGACGATGGCGGCAAGGACATTTTCGTCCATATTTCCGCTGTCCAGAGGTCGGGACTGGCGAGCCTTGCCGAGGGGCAGAAGCTGTCGTTCGAACTGGAGCCCGACAAGCGGGGCAAGGGACCGAAGGCGGTAAACCTGGCCGTTCGCGGCTGA
- the ubiG gene encoding bifunctional 2-polyprenyl-6-hydroxyphenol methylase/3-demethylubiquinol 3-O-methyltransferase UbiG: MTATDTRPTDTDLKTEARQGGATQGAAGSSTLDPIEVDKFSRLASEWWNPSGKMGILHKFNPVRLAHIREQACATFGRSREAVDALSGLSVLDIGCGGGLLCEPLARMGAEVTGIDPARTNVETARLHAKTSGLSIDYRCTTAEELAAAGESFDVVLAMEVVEHVADVPLFVGACSRLVKPGGLLVMATINRTMKSYALAIVGAEYILRWLPRGTHEWDKFVTPEELAVAMADNGLTVVDRKGVRYDVLRDRWVETPDLQVNYMVTAHRAG, translated from the coding sequence ATGACCGCGACCGACACCCGACCAACCGACACCGACCTGAAGACGGAAGCGCGCCAGGGCGGCGCCACGCAGGGGGCCGCCGGCAGCTCGACACTCGATCCGATCGAGGTCGACAAGTTCTCGCGCCTCGCCAGCGAGTGGTGGAACCCCTCGGGCAAGATGGGGATCCTCCACAAGTTCAATCCGGTCCGTCTCGCCCATATCCGCGAGCAGGCCTGCGCCACCTTTGGCCGGTCGCGCGAGGCCGTGGATGCCCTGTCAGGTCTCTCCGTCCTCGACATCGGCTGCGGCGGCGGCCTGCTCTGCGAGCCGCTGGCGCGCATGGGCGCGGAGGTGACCGGCATCGACCCGGCACGGACCAATGTCGAGACGGCGCGCCTGCATGCCAAGACCTCGGGTCTTTCCATCGACTATCGCTGCACGACGGCGGAGGAGCTCGCCGCGGCCGGCGAGAGCTTCGACGTGGTCCTCGCCATGGAGGTGGTGGAGCATGTGGCGGACGTGCCGCTCTTTGTCGGGGCCTGCTCGCGTCTGGTGAAGCCGGGTGGCCTGCTCGTCATGGCAACCATCAACCGCACCATGAAGAGCTACGCGCTCGCCATCGTCGGGGCCGAGTACATCCTGCGCTGGCTGCCGCGCGGCACCCACGAATGGGACAAGTTCGTCACCCCCGAGGAACTGGCGGTTGCCATGGCCGACAATGGCCTCACCGTGGTGGACCGCAAGGGCGTCCGCTACGACGTGCTGCGCGACCGCTGGGTGGAGACCCCGGATCTCCAGGTCAATTACATGGTGACGGCGCATCGGGCGGGCTGA
- a CDS encoding aspartate kinase translates to MPRLVMKFGGTSVATVDRIKNVARHVKREVEAGYQVAVVVSAMSGKTNELVAWCKEAAPLYDLAEYDTVVASGEQVTSGLLAVVLNAMGIKARSWQGWQIPILTDEAHSVARIADIPSANLDAAFAKGEVAVISGFQGITRESGRIATLGRGGSDTSAVAIAAAIRAERCDIYTDVDGVYTTDPRIVPKAKRLDKVGFEEMLEMASLGSKVLQVRSVELSMIHGVRTYVRSSFDDPETPQLGTLICDEEEIVEKQVVTGIAFSKDEAQVSVRAVADKPGVAAAIFGPLAEANINVDMIVQNVSADGATTDITFTCPGADLERARHVLMDAKEAVGFKSIETASDVVKVSCIGVGMRSHAGVAARAFKALAEKGINIRAITTSEIKFSVLIDAAYTELAARTLHTLYGLDKPN, encoded by the coding sequence ATGCCTCGTCTCGTGATGAAGTTCGGCGGCACTTCCGTCGCCACTGTCGACCGCATCAAGAACGTCGCGCGTCATGTGAAACGCGAGGTCGAGGCCGGCTATCAGGTGGCTGTCGTCGTCTCCGCCATGTCCGGCAAGACCAACGAGCTGGTGGCCTGGTGCAAGGAGGCCGCCCCGCTTTATGACCTCGCTGAGTACGATACGGTTGTTGCTTCCGGCGAGCAGGTGACCTCCGGCCTCCTTGCCGTCGTGCTCAATGCCATGGGCATCAAGGCGCGATCCTGGCAGGGGTGGCAGATCCCGATCCTCACCGACGAGGCTCATTCGGTCGCGCGCATCGCCGACATTCCCTCGGCCAATCTCGACGCGGCCTTCGCCAAGGGCGAGGTCGCTGTCATCTCTGGTTTCCAGGGCATCACCCGCGAGAGCGGCCGCATTGCGACGCTCGGTCGCGGCGGGTCGGACACCTCGGCCGTGGCCATTGCCGCCGCCATCCGTGCCGAGCGCTGCGACATCTACACCGACGTCGACGGCGTCTACACCACCGACCCGCGCATCGTCCCGAAGGCGAAGCGCCTCGACAAGGTCGGCTTCGAGGAAATGCTGGAAATGGCGTCCCTTGGCTCGAAGGTGCTGCAGGTGCGCTCGGTCGAGCTCTCGATGATCCATGGGGTGCGCACCTATGTGCGCTCGTCCTTCGACGACCCCGAGACCCCGCAACTTGGCACTCTCATCTGCGACGAGGAGGAAATCGTGGAAAAGCAGGTCGTGACCGGCATCGCCTTCTCCAAGGACGAGGCGCAGGTGAGCGTGCGCGCCGTCGCCGACAAGCCGGGCGTCGCGGCCGCCATCTTCGGTCCCCTCGCCGAGGCCAATATCAATGTCGACATGATCGTGCAGAACGTCTCGGCCGACGGCGCGACCACCGACATCACCTTCACGTGTCCGGGGGCCGACCTTGAGCGCGCCCGCCACGTCCTGATGGACGCCAAGGAGGCCGTCGGCTTCAAGTCCATCGAGACCGCCTCTGACGTCGTGAAGGTGTCCTGCATTGGTGTCGGCATGCGCTCCCATGCGGGCGTCGCTGCGCGCGCCTTCAAGGCGCTGGCGGAAAAGGGCATCAACATCCGCGCCATTACCACCTCCGAGATCAAGTTCTCGGTGCTGATCGACGCGGCCTATACCGAACTCGCTGCCCGCACGCTGCACACCCTCTACGGCCTCGACAAGCCGAACTGA
- the ptsP gene encoding phosphoenolpyruvate--protein phosphotransferase: MRPAFGGPRLLLRRLREVMAEQISAQERLDKIVVLIAANMVAEVCSVYVLRVDGTLELYATQGLNREAVHLTVMRAGEGLVGLVAQTAEALNLSDAQEHPSFSFKPETGEEIFHSFLGVPILRGGNTLGVLVVQNRAHRKYEEDEVEALQTTSMVLAEMIASGELSALAPPGQEPVARRPLHLPGEGLADGVGLGHVVLHEPRIHVAKLIADDPARELVRMETAIEALRAEIDDMLDDEAVARGGEHRDILEAYRMFAHDRGFVRRLKEAVSTGITAEAAVERVQSDNRARMMRQTDPYLRERMHDLDDIANRLMRQLTGDKGVMPAELPDNAIVVARHMGPAALLDYDRTKLRGLVLEEAGATSHVAIVARALGIPTVGQAENATSLADPGDAIIIDGATGEVHLRPTSDVENAYAEKVRFRARRQAQYAAIRHLPAVTRDGVEVKLHLNAGLMVDLPFLEETGASGIGLFRTELQFMVANALPRTAEQLDLYRKVLDAAGDRPVTFRTLDIGGDKVLPYMEVIQEENPAMGWRAIRLGLDRPGLLRSQVRAMLRAAAGREIRIMFPMIAAVEEFDAAKAIVERELTHLRRHDHRMPDRVQVGAMVEVPALLFQLDELLPRVDFLSVGSNDLVQFMFAVDRGNNRVANRFDTMSPPILRALRLLARKGHEHGKLVTLCGELASRPLEAMILAALGFRSLSLSPAAVGPVKSVIRDLDLARVTALVDDLIDKPKPGLSIRQRLRDFAEAEGVSL, encoded by the coding sequence ATGCGCCCCGCATTCGGCGGACCCCGCCTCCTGCTCCGTCGCCTCCGCGAGGTGATGGCGGAGCAGATCTCGGCGCAGGAACGCCTCGACAAGATCGTGGTGCTGATCGCGGCCAACATGGTGGCCGAGGTCTGCTCGGTCTATGTGCTGCGCGTCGACGGGACCCTCGAACTCTATGCCACCCAGGGCCTCAACCGCGAGGCGGTCCACCTTACGGTCATGCGCGCCGGCGAGGGCCTCGTCGGCCTGGTGGCCCAGACGGCCGAGGCGCTGAACCTCTCCGACGCCCAGGAGCATCCCTCCTTCTCCTTCAAGCCGGAGACGGGCGAGGAGATCTTCCACTCCTTCCTCGGCGTGCCGATCCTGCGCGGCGGCAACACGCTCGGTGTCCTTGTCGTCCAGAACAGGGCGCACCGGAAATACGAGGAAGACGAGGTCGAGGCGCTGCAGACGACCTCGATGGTACTCGCCGAGATGATCGCCTCGGGCGAGCTCTCGGCGCTCGCCCCGCCTGGCCAGGAACCGGTAGCGCGTCGTCCGCTTCACTTGCCCGGCGAGGGCCTCGCCGATGGCGTCGGCCTTGGCCATGTCGTGCTGCATGAGCCGCGCATCCATGTCGCCAAGCTCATCGCCGACGATCCGGCGCGCGAACTGGTGCGGATGGAAACGGCGATCGAGGCCCTGCGCGCCGAGATCGACGATATGCTGGACGACGAGGCGGTGGCCCGCGGCGGCGAGCATCGCGACATTCTCGAAGCCTACCGCATGTTCGCCCATGACCGCGGCTTCGTCCGCCGGCTCAAGGAGGCGGTGAGCACCGGCATCACCGCGGAAGCGGCGGTGGAGCGCGTCCAGTCGGACAACCGCGCCCGCATGATGCGCCAGACCGACCCCTACCTGCGCGAGCGGATGCACGACCTGGACGACATCGCCAACCGGCTGATGCGACAGCTCACCGGCGACAAGGGCGTCATGCCCGCGGAGCTGCCGGACAACGCCATCGTCGTCGCCCGCCACATGGGCCCGGCCGCCCTGCTCGACTATGATCGCACCAAGCTGCGCGGCCTGGTGCTGGAGGAGGCGGGTGCCACCAGCCACGTCGCCATCGTCGCCCGCGCGCTGGGCATTCCCACGGTTGGCCAGGCGGAGAACGCCACCAGTCTGGCCGATCCGGGCGATGCCATCATCATCGACGGCGCGACGGGCGAGGTGCACCTGCGCCCGACCAGCGACGTCGAGAACGCCTATGCCGAGAAGGTGCGCTTCCGCGCCCGCCGGCAGGCGCAATATGCCGCCATCCGCCACCTGCCCGCCGTCACCCGCGACGGCGTCGAGGTGAAGCTGCACCTCAATGCCGGGCTGATGGTCGACCTGCCCTTCCTCGAGGAGACGGGAGCCTCTGGCATTGGCCTGTTCCGCACCGAGTTGCAGTTCATGGTGGCCAATGCCCTGCCGCGCACCGCCGAGCAGCTCGACCTCTACCGCAAGGTGCTGGATGCGGCGGGAGACCGCCCGGTGACCTTCCGCACCCTCGATATCGGCGGCGACAAGGTCCTGCCCTACATGGAGGTCATCCAGGAGGAGAACCCGGCCATGGGCTGGCGGGCCATCCGCCTCGGCCTCGACCGCCCCGGCCTCTTGCGCAGCCAGGTCCGCGCCATGCTGCGCGCCGCGGCCGGCCGCGAGATCCGCATCATGTTCCCGATGATCGCGGCGGTGGAGGAGTTCGACGCGGCGAAGGCCATCGTCGAGCGCGAGCTGACCCATCTGCGCCGCCACGACCATCGCATGCCCGACCGTGTCCAGGTCGGCGCCATGGTCGAGGTGCCAGCCCTGCTGTTCCAGCTCGACGAGCTGCTGCCGCGCGTTGATTTCCTCTCGGTCGGATCCAACGACCTCGTCCAGTTCATGTTCGCAGTGGATCGCGGCAACAACCGCGTCGCCAACCGCTTCGACACCATGTCGCCGCCGATCCTGCGCGCGCTCCGCCTGCTCGCGCGCAAGGGCCACGAGCACGGCAAGCTCGTCACGCTCTGCGGCGAACTGGCCTCGCGGCCGCTCGAGGCCATGATCCTGGCGGCGCTCGGCTTCCGCTCGCTGTCGCTGTCGCCCGCAGCGGTGGGGCCGGTGAAGTCGGTGATCCGCGACCTCGACCTCGCCCGCGTCACCGCCCTCGTCGACGATCTCATCGACAAGCCGAAGCCGGGCCTCTCCATCCGCCAGCGCCTGCGCGATTTCGCCGAGGCGGAGGGCGTGAGCCTCTGA
- the prfA gene encoding peptide chain release factor 1: MLPVAKLDALVVRRDIVEAELSAGVEGERYIALSREFAELSPVVEAIRAYRAAEAELADIAQILADPATDREMVALAHEEKPALEERLAALEHQLRLALLPKDAADAKNAILEIRAGTGGDEASLFAGDLYRMYERYAALQGWQVELISASEGTVGGYKEIVAEIRGAGAYARLKFESGVHRVQRVPATESGGRIHTSAATVAVLPEAEEVDLAIDESDLRIDTMRAGGAGGQHVNKTESAVRITHVPTGTVVVVQDERSQHKNRARAMAILRSRLYDEERRRLAATRAEDRKLQVGSGDRSERIRTYNFPQGRVTDHRIELTLYKLPEIIAGTALGEIIDALVADHQAGLLAAEAA; the protein is encoded by the coding sequence ATGCTGCCCGTCGCCAAGCTGGATGCCCTCGTGGTTCGCCGCGACATCGTCGAGGCGGAGCTGTCCGCTGGCGTGGAGGGGGAGCGTTACATCGCCCTGTCGCGCGAGTTTGCCGAACTCTCGCCGGTGGTGGAGGCGATCCGCGCCTATCGCGCCGCGGAGGCGGAGCTTGCCGATATCGCCCAGATCCTTGCCGATCCCGCGACAGACCGCGAGATGGTGGCCCTGGCCCACGAGGAAAAGCCGGCGCTGGAAGAGCGCCTCGCCGCCCTCGAGCATCAGCTGCGCCTCGCCCTCCTGCCGAAGGATGCCGCCGACGCCAAGAACGCCATCCTCGAGATCCGCGCCGGCACCGGTGGTGACGAGGCCTCGCTTTTCGCCGGCGACCTCTACCGGATGTATGAGCGCTATGCTGCGCTCCAGGGCTGGCAGGTCGAGCTGATCTCGGCGAGCGAGGGCACGGTCGGCGGCTACAAGGAGATTGTTGCCGAGATTCGCGGCGCCGGCGCCTATGCTCGCCTGAAGTTCGAAAGCGGCGTCCATCGTGTCCAGCGCGTGCCGGCCACCGAATCCGGCGGGCGCATCCACACCTCCGCCGCGACGGTGGCCGTGCTGCCCGAGGCGGAGGAGGTCGACCTCGCCATCGACGAGAGCGACCTCAGGATCGACACGATGCGGGCTGGTGGCGCAGGCGGCCAGCACGTCAACAAGACGGAATCGGCGGTCCGCATCACCCACGTGCCCACTGGAACGGTGGTTGTCGTGCAGGACGAGCGCTCCCAGCACAAGAACCGTGCCCGCGCCATGGCCATCCTGCGCTCCCGCCTCTACGACGAGGAGCGCCGCCGCCTCGCCGCGACCCGCGCCGAGGACCGCAAGCTCCAGGTCGGTTCCGGCGATCGGTCCGAGCGCATCCGCACCTACAACTTCCCGCAGGGGCGCGTCACCGACCATCGCATCGAGCTGACGCTGTACAAGCTGCCCGAGATCATCGCCGGCACCGCGCTGGGCGAGATCATCGACGCCCTGGTTGCCGACCATCAGGCGGGCCTGCTCGCCGCGGAAGCGGCGTGA